The sequence below is a genomic window from Croceicoccus marinus.
GTGCGAATTGGTGAACCGGATCTCGTCCTCGTTCACCGGTCCCGCCACCGCGATAGAGGCGGCGCGCGGCAGCGCTTCGGGCTGCGTCTTTTCGAATCGCTTCCACGCGGCAGCCAGGCCGGATACGCCGCCCGTCGCGAAAGTGGTCGGCTCGCCCATGTGGCGCACATGCCCATCGCCGATTTCGGCAATGGCAAAGCGCGCATTGGTGCCGCCGACGTCGATTGTAACGATTTTCACTGATTTCCCCATCACCCAAGCCTAATGGCCGCCCACCTGGCGCCAAGCAACATCTCTATCGGGGAAGCAGATAGGCCCCTTGCGGTACCGGATCGTCGAACCGCTTCACGCTTCCCGCCAAGGCTTCCGACACCAGATGGTTGACGAGCTCGGGGAACAGCAGCGGTTCCTGCGCCGCTTCCCACAGGAAGAAGCCATAGCTGCCCGGAATGGCGTTGATCTCGTTGAACCAGATCTCGCCCGTTTCGCGGTTCGACATGAAGTCGATGCGCGGCGCCCCGCGGTGACCCAGCGCGATGAAGGCGCGGCGGGCATAATCGTGGATCGTGTCCTTCATCGCGGCCGGAATGTCGGGATTGATGTCGCGTGTCAGCGACAGCATGCCTTCCGACGGCAGGAACGATCCCTTCGACCCGCCCCCCGAAGACAGGTATTTCTCCTTAAAATCAAGCAGTTCTGCCCCGCTCTTGGGACGTTCTATCGCGGACAGCTTCACTTGCTGCGCATCGCGGTCCCAGCGCATGGCGATGTTATATTCGACCAGGTTCTGAACCTGCGGCTCGATGATCGCCAGATTGTCCTGCGCCAGCACATAGGCGACCAGCGCGGGCAGATCCGCCGCGCTTTTCGCCAGCCCGACGCCGATCGAACTGCCCAGATTCGCGGGCTTCACGATGGTGGGGAAACCGAACTTGGCCTCGACCTCGGCGATCAGGGCATCGGTGTCCGCCAGCCTGGCGCGATTGGCGGTCACGTGGTCCAGCACGTTGACGCCCGCCAGCTTGACCAGAGCCTTGGTCGCATCCTTGCGCATCGCCATCGCGCTCGATCCCGCGGCAAAACCCGTGACCGGAATGCCCAGCAATTCGAAATGACCCTGCAGCCGCCCGTCCTCTCCGAACGGGCCGTGGAACACGGGCAGCACGCAATCGATCGGCGTCTGCGCGCCGCCCTGCAGCGTCTGCATCACCGGGCCGCGCTCGCTCCAGCGGAAGAACACCTCGGGCGCGCCCGAAGGTCTGGGCTTGAACCGCCTGATATCGCGCAGGAAAGGCGCGGAGAAGAAGCGGTTCTCGAAATCGGTGTAGACGGGGATCACCTCGATCTCGCGCACGTCGCAGCCGTCCATCAGCTGGTGCGCCGACACGACCGACACGTCATGCTCCTGGCTCGCGCCGCCGAACAGCACCGCGACCTTCAACCTGTTGTCATTCGCGCCCGTCATTTCCGCTCCGCCATTCGCGCTATCCCCAGTTCCAACGCAGGCCACCCACAGGGCATCGCCCGCCAATCTTGTGCGCCGCATCTGGCGCTGTAAGAAGGGCGACATGAAGCCTCCCCATCATATCCGGATCGGCACGCCCGGCGCACCGAAAGTGGCATTTGGCCACGGCTGGGACCGGTCGCATCGCGATTTCATCCCCGTTGCCGAAGCGCTTGCGCCGCTTGTCGATGCCTACCTGTTCGATCTGCCCGGTTTCGGCAAGAGCGAGCGGCCCGATGATGCATGGGGAACGGTGGAATACGCCGATTACATGGCGCGCCACATGGTCGACCAGCTGGGATTCGACCTGTGCACCTGGGTCGGCCACAGCCTTGGCGGGCGCATCGGCCTGCGCCTCGGCCGCCGGTCGGGCGGATTGATCGAGCGGCTGGTGATCGTCGCCGGCGCCGGGATTCCGCGGCAGACCAGCAAGTGGGAACAGCTGAAGCGCAAGCGCAGCTCCGCGAAGTTCCAGCGGCTGAAGGCGAATGCGAAGGACGAGGCAGAACTGATCGAGCTTGAAAGGAAATTCGGCAGCGTGGATTACGTCCACAGCCGCGAAACCGGCATGCGCGACATCTTCACCGCCACCGTGACCGAGGACCAGAGCGCGGACCTAGCCCGCATCATGATGCCGACCACGCTGATCTATGGCGCAGAGGACAGGGACACCCCGCCCGAGATCGGGCGCAAGATCGCCTCGCTGGTGCCGAACGCCAGCTATGTCGAAGTGCCTTTCTGCGACCATATCTCGATCCTGGACCGTGGGCGCCACCAGATCGCGCTCGCCATCAAGGAAGGGCTGCCCAAGGGCGCGCCCACCGCTGCCGATCTTGCGGAGGCGAAGCCATGATCCTGGCCCCCATCGCGATCTTCGCCGCCGCCTTCGCCTTCCTGCTGTGGGTGCGGCTGCATACGCTGCTCACCTATTTCCAGCAGGAGGAGTATGACGGCCGCCGCTTCCCGGGCGCGATCCTGCGCATGCGGC
It includes:
- a CDS encoding alpha/beta fold hydrolase; this encodes MKPPHHIRIGTPGAPKVAFGHGWDRSHRDFIPVAEALAPLVDAYLFDLPGFGKSERPDDAWGTVEYADYMARHMVDQLGFDLCTWVGHSLGGRIGLRLGRRSGGLIERLVIVAGAGIPRQTSKWEQLKRKRSSAKFQRLKANAKDEAELIELERKFGSVDYVHSRETGMRDIFTATVTEDQSADLARIMMPTTLIYGAEDRDTPPEIGRKIASLVPNASYVEVPFCDHISILDRGRHQIALAIKEGLPKGAPTAADLAEAKP